Proteins encoded within one genomic window of Argiope bruennichi chromosome 7, qqArgBrue1.1, whole genome shotgun sequence:
- the LOC129975001 gene encoding glutathione S-transferase class-mu 26 kDa isozyme 47-like: MAKPILGYWELRGIAEPIRYLLHYKKVDFEDKRYAADESGFEEWEKDKLTLELNFPTLPYYIEGDLKLTHNIVIMRYLGYKYGLIGNTKEERRRVVIAEQQAVDFRDKFRSFVFKKEFETTGKEEFLKSVQPMFQQWERFLGSSKFLVGDELTYVDFLLYEALDHYRVFHETILDDFPSLRAYFNRMKNLLDLMDYINSSVHKSWPIFYHKAKFGGSGDPPKHF, encoded by the coding sequence ATGGCAAAACCGATTTTAGGCTACTGGGAACTTCGTGGAATAGCAGAACCCATCCGTTATCTCCTGCATTACAAAAAGGTAGATTTCGAGGACAAAAGATACGCAGCTGATGAATCAGGATTCGAAGAATGGGAAAAGGACAAGTTAACACTCGAACTGAATTTCCCAACTTTGCCTTACTACATTGAAGGTGACCTCAAACTCACCCATAACATCGTCATCATGAGATATTTAGGTTACAAATATGGTCTTATTGGCAATACCAAAGAAGAGAGACGTCGAGTGGTTATTGCAGAGCAACAGGCAGTTGACTTTCGTGACAAGTTTAGGTCCTTtgttttcaaaaaggaatttgaaacaaCAGGGAAGGAAGAATTTCTGAAGAGTGTCCAGCCTATGTTCCAACAATGGGAGAGGTTTCTAGGATCTAGTAAGTTCCTAGTTGGAGATGAGTTGACTTATGTAGATTTCTTATTATACGAGGCTTTAGATCATTATAGAGTGTTCCATGAAACTATACTAGATGATTTTCCGTCTCTTAGAGCTTATTTCAACAGAATGAAAAACTTGCTTGATCTTATGGATTACATCAACTCTTCAGTTCACAAGTCATGGCCGATATTTTATCACAAAGCTAAGTTTGGTGGAAGCGGTGATCCACCCAAGCATTTCTAA
- the LOC129975002 gene encoding glutathione S-transferase class-mu 26 kDa isozyme 7-like — MAKPILGYWELRGVAEPIRYLLHYKKTEFEDKRYTADMTGYEGWQEDKFNLGLDFPNLPYYIEGDLKLTHSIAIIRYLGYKHDLTFKNDEQQCRTMMAEQQSVDFRLKLKSFAESDECEEAGKDKFLKCVQPMFEQWEKFLGDRKFMAGDDITYVDFMVYEALDLYRLYHETILDDYPSLKAYFSRMKNLPELQEYFSSSTRKPWPIFPHKAKFGGSGDPPKHL, encoded by the coding sequence atggcAAAACCGATTTTAGGCTATTGGGAACTCCGTGGAGTAGCAGAGCCTATTCGTTATCTTTTGCATTACAAAAAGACAGAGTTTGAAGATAAAAGGTACACAGCGGATATGACTGGATACGAAGGATGGCAAGAGGACAAGTTCAACCTCGGTCTGGATTTTCCAAATTTGCCTTACTACATTGAAGGTGACCTCAAACTCACCCACAGTATCGCCATCATCAGATACTTAGGCTATAAACATGACCTAACTTTCAAGAACGATGAACAGCAATGCCGAACCATGATGGCAGAGCAACAGAGTGTTGATTTTCGTTTAAAACTGAAATCTTTCGCTGAGAGCGATGAATGTGAAGAGGCAGGAAAAGATAAATTTCTGAAGTGTGTCCAGCCCATGTTTGAGCAATGGGAAAAGTTCCTTGGAGACAGAAAATTCATGGCAGGAGATGATATTACATATGTAGATTTCATGGTATATGAGGCCCTCGATCTCTATAGACTTTACCATGAAACTATTCTAGATGATTACCCGTCACTGAAAGCCTACTTCAGCAGAATGAAAAACTTGCCAGAACTTCAGGAATATTTCAGTTCTTCAACTCGCAAACCTTGGCCGATTTTTCCACATAAGGCCAAATTTGGCGGCAGTGGCGATCCTCCAAAGCATTTGTaa